A region from the Diadema setosum chromosome 13, eeDiaSeto1, whole genome shotgun sequence genome encodes:
- the LOC140237304 gene encoding E3 ubiquitin-protein ligase TRIM23-like, with product MASADVSLLRRLSGARPKQKNSNVLECRVCEDIFSLQGDKVPRLLLCGHTLCHECLSRLTLQGRAVLCPFDRQPTELTDSGVWGLKKNFALLELLERLQTSKDSSLVYSDSSKTDENKVVCGVPCDENEHHQAEIYCTVCSTNLCRPCAQSTHATRTLAKHRQVPLSEKPKEKSICPEHSPHIIEFACLETDCRATPLMCFVCKDYGSHRGHKHTLLEQEADTTRGMVMGVVQQVRVFSEEISESARRLSDIIQQIEGGVGIVEDLDGVAEPRHVPGTAEMARAKVRTYFEELHETLQRQEEVAASVLDTHIRERLHLLRQQQEHFALMMSSITSISYDCEGILNRDDAKLLLSKQEVTSLQDSLQSHQQQFTEVTEHIQLDATIPVTFTKDNRVHIGPKMEMRVVVLGLDNAGKTTILFKLKQNEFIQTIRTIGFNVETVEYKNLNFTIWDVGGDTKLRPLWKHYYLNTQALIFVVDSTDGDRLDEAYDELAILMSEKQLRDALLLVFANKQDQANALNIDTISDRLSLNKLCCGRSWFIQPCDALSGAGLWDGLEWLSAQLVAAGVMDLA from the exons ATGGCTTCAGCAGATGTTAGCCTTCTGAGACGTTTGTCTGGAGCACGTCCAAAACAGAAAAATTCCAAC GTTCTGGAATGCCGTGTTTGTGAAGACATTTTCAGTCTCCAAGGCGACAAGGTGCCCCGCCTCCTTCTGTGTGGCCACACCCTCTGCCATGAATGCTTGTCTCGTTTAACCCTTCAAGGTCGTGCAGTCCTCTGTCCATTTGACCGCCAGCCTACTGAACTGACGGACTCTGGAGTGTGGGGACTGAAAAAGAACTTTGCTCTCCTTGAACTGTTGGAGAGACTGCAGACATCCAAAGACAGCAGTCTGGTGTATTCAGACAGCAGCAAGACTGATGAGAATAAAGTG GTCTGTGGAGTTCCCTGTGACGAGAATGAACACCACCAAGCAGAAATCTACTGCACCGTGTGCAGCACCAACCTATGCCGTCCCTGTGCCCAGTCTACCCATGCCACCCGCACTCTAGCTAAACACAGGCAGGTTCCTCTTTCCGAGAAGCCCAAAGAGAAGTCCATCTGTCCCGAGCATAGCCCTCATATCATAGAGTTTGCTTGTCTGGAGACAGACTGCCGGGCAACACCCCTCATGTGTTTTGTCTGCAAGGACTACGGTAGTCACCGAGGGCACAAG cACACATTACTGGAGCAGGAAGCAGACACCACAAGAGGTATGGTGATGGGGGTAGTCCAGCAGGTCCGGGTGTTCAGTGAGGAGATATCAGAGTCTGCTCGCAGACTGAGCGACATCATTCAGCAGATAGAAGGTGGTGTTGGCATTGTGGAGGATCTAGATGGTGTTGCGGAGCCAAGGCAT GTTCCAGGGACAGCAGAAATGGCTAGGGCCAAGGTGCGGACCTACTTTGAGGAGCTTCATGAGACTCTGCAGCGGCAGGAGGAGGTTGCTGCCAGTGTCTTGGACACTCACATCAGGGAACGTCTCCACCTTCTCAGACAGCAGCAGGAACATTTTGCTCTGATGATGTCCAGCATCACTTCCATCAGCTACGACTGTGAGGGCATCCTCAACAGA GATGATGCCAAGCTGCTACTGTCCAAACAAGAAGTGACATCACTCCAAGACTCTCTACAGTCCCACCAACAACAATTCACAGAGGTCACTGAACACATTCAACTTGATGCCACTATACCAGTGACATTTACGAAG GACAATCGAGTGCACATTGGACCCAAGATGGAGATGAGAGTGGTTGTTTTAGGACTGGATAATGCTGGCAAAACCACCATTCTCTTCAAGCTGAAGCAAAATGAGTTCATTCAAACTATTCGAACAATTG GTTTCAATGTGGAAACGGTGGAGTACAAGAATCTTAACTTCACCATCTGGGATGTAGGAGGTGACACCAAGCTCAGACCTCTGTGGAAGCATTACTATCTCAATACACAGG CTCTCATTTTCGTGGTCGATTCCACTGATGGTGACAGACTGGATGAGGCGTACGACGAGCTTGCGATTCTCATGTCAGAGAAACAACTCAGGGATGCTCTCCTGCTGGTCTTTGCAAATAAGCAG GATCAAGCTAATGCTCTGAACATAGACACCATCAGCGATCGACTAAGCCTCAATAAACTGTGCTGTGGGCGGAGTTGGTTCATCCAGCCATGTGATGCCTTGAGTGGGGCGGGGCTGTGGGATGGTCTGGAGTGGTTGTCAGCCCAGTTGGTAGCTGCAGGCGTCATGGACCTGGCATGA